A window of Hallerella porci contains these coding sequences:
- a CDS encoding bifunctional anthranilate synthase component II/anthranilate phosphoribosyltransferase: protein MIVIIDNYDSFTYNIYQAITHITSEPVTVLRSKECTIADVEKLNPSHLILSPGPGRPENAGITVEAIKHFAGKLPILGVCLGHQAICYAFGAKIVQAKFIKHGIAEEMSLDGRGLFRHIGKRGTFMRYHSLVVDESTLPPELEITARADDGDVMGVRHKTLDIEGVQFHPESIAAKDGEIFFRSFLNYRRDSLPVSAFLNKIIAKQDLSREEAELFMETLTEGMLDERQTAAILTALAAKGAAASEIAGCAGVFCKKKTPFPFDKNIDVAEIVGTGGDSKGSFNISSFSALICASCGCPVAKHGNRAVSSKSGAADFFENLGMRLALKPSEAAEVLKKTNFVFLFAQVYHSAMRFAGPVRKALGIKTIMNLIGPLTNPAEAKYLMLGAYSKDLLKPMAEAAKMLGAKHVLAISSSDGFDEISPSVPTYAYEIDEKNQVLEFVIDPKNFGIPAVNDDELRGGTGAENAAMALELANGKGRAAIRYAVGLNAGATLFVARKAASLEEGYKMALNALDSGLVAKKIEEIRQLAK from the coding sequence ATGATTGTTATCATCGACAACTACGATTCGTTTACCTACAACATTTATCAAGCGATTACGCATATTACATCGGAACCGGTGACGGTTTTGCGTTCTAAGGAATGCACGATTGCGGATGTTGAAAAATTGAATCCTTCGCATTTGATTCTTTCTCCGGGTCCGGGGCGTCCTGAAAATGCGGGCATCACCGTCGAAGCGATTAAACATTTCGCGGGAAAGCTTCCGATTCTCGGCGTGTGCCTTGGGCATCAAGCGATTTGTTATGCGTTCGGCGCAAAAATTGTGCAGGCGAAATTTATCAAACACGGCATTGCCGAAGAAATGAGTTTAGACGGTCGCGGACTTTTCCGTCACATTGGAAAACGCGGAACATTTATGCGTTATCACAGTTTGGTCGTCGATGAAAGCACTCTTCCGCCGGAATTAGAAATTACCGCGCGCGCAGACGATGGCGACGTGATGGGCGTGCGTCACAAGACTCTCGATATCGAAGGCGTGCAATTCCATCCGGAATCGATTGCGGCAAAAGACGGCGAAATTTTCTTCCGTTCTTTCCTCAATTATCGTCGCGATTCTCTTCCGGTTTCTGCGTTCCTCAATAAAATTATCGCAAAGCAAGATTTGTCCCGCGAAGAAGCGGAACTCTTTATGGAAACTCTCACGGAAGGCATGTTAGACGAGCGGCAAACGGCTGCGATTTTAACGGCTTTGGCTGCGAAAGGCGCTGCGGCTTCGGAAATTGCGGGCTGCGCCGGCGTTTTCTGCAAAAAGAAAACTCCGTTCCCGTTTGACAAAAATATCGATGTCGCCGAAATCGTGGGCACGGGCGGCGATAGCAAAGGCAGTTTCAATATTAGTTCGTTCTCGGCGTTAATTTGCGCAAGTTGCGGATGCCCGGTGGCGAAGCACGGTAATCGTGCGGTTTCGAGCAAATCGGGTGCTGCAGACTTCTTTGAAAATCTCGGCATGCGTTTAGCGCTCAAACCATCGGAAGCTGCAGAAGTTTTGAAGAAGACGAATTTCGTATTCCTCTTTGCACAAGTTTATCACAGTGCGATGCGTTTTGCAGGCCCTGTCCGCAAAGCTCTCGGCATTAAAACCATCATGAATTTGATTGGACCTCTCACAAATCCTGCGGAAGCGAAGTATTTGATGCTCGGCGCTTACAGCAAAGATTTGCTTAAGCCGATGGCAGAAGCCGCAAAAATGCTCGGCGCAAAACATGTGCTCGCCATTTCGAGTTCCGACGGCTTTGATGAAATTTCTCCGAGCGTGCCGACTTACGCTTACGAAATCGACGAAAAGAATCAAGTTTTGGAATTTGTCATCGACCCGAAGAATTTTGGAATTCCGGCGGTGAATGATGACGAACTCCGCGGCGGAACGGGAGCCGAAAACGCTGCGATGGCCTTGGAACTGGCGAACGGAAAAGGTCGCGCGGCAATTCGTTACGCAGTGGGTTTAAACGCTGGCGCAACTCTCTTTGTCGCTCGCAAAGCAGCGAGCTTGGAAGAAGGTTACAAGATGGCGTTAAACGCACTCGATTCGGGACTTGTTGCCAAGAAAATCGAAGAAATTCGTCAACTGGCGAAATAA
- a CDS encoding OmpA family protein has translation MNRILVAFTLSACALLSAKDLAPNKTHAVLNISYTNFDDVPQKNKTLTFVGEKNAKNKIVVKTNAAGEVSFLIPREDSYKIFCESLTGLFECGQTPYVSPRASYGSVNVAFDDTRAELEGVSFKAGSAELIPSSLATLNKTIAGLKKNVKARVEIEGHTSSEGSEELNQKLSEERANSVRDYMIQKGIAKERVTAVGYGFSRPKASNDTEEGRRQNRRIEVRVTNPEEVDAH, from the coding sequence ATGAATCGAATTCTCGTGGCTTTTACCCTTTCGGCTTGCGCACTTCTTTCGGCAAAGGATTTGGCTCCGAATAAAACACACGCTGTGCTCAATATTTCTTATACGAATTTCGACGATGTGCCGCAGAAAAATAAAACTCTCACCTTTGTCGGCGAAAAAAATGCTAAAAATAAAATCGTCGTCAAAACAAATGCCGCGGGCGAAGTTTCTTTTTTAATTCCGCGCGAAGATTCGTATAAAATTTTCTGCGAAAGTTTAACCGGACTTTTTGAATGCGGACAAACTCCCTATGTTTCGCCGCGGGCGAGTTACGGCTCCGTTAACGTTGCCTTTGACGATACGCGCGCCGAGCTCGAAGGCGTTTCGTTCAAAGCGGGCAGCGCTGAACTCATCCCGTCATCGCTTGCGACATTGAATAAAACCATCGCCGGCTTAAAGAAAAATGTGAAAGCTCGCGTTGAAATCGAAGGGCACACAAGTTCGGAAGGCAGCGAAGAATTGAATCAAAAACTTTCGGAAGAACGCGCGAATAGCGTCCGCGATTATATGATTCAAAAAGGCATTGCAAAAGAACGCGTAACCGCTGTCGGCTATGGATTTTCACGCCCGAAAGCGTCGAATGATACCGAAGAAGGACGCAGACAAAACCGCCGCATCGAAGTCCGCGTGACAAATCCCGAAGAAGTGGACGCGCATTAA
- the recD gene encoding exodeoxyribonuclease V subunit alpha, which produces MKYEEFLKTLKWLKFVGAMQEELIRVLSALQTNLSDDVKEFLLLLLSCQSEGHTRIPLDAKKVEAIFEKKWAAMNSLKQAEFPDFEKMKLPETSFIPNAIEEIGDNRYEKMIQQWNENDAIQKPLIAFDGYLYPEKYFSAKLKIEEKILKLFMDKTHAEVSAESLKTVMEKVAEITRNPETKKCLTLEEEQAKAIVRGESENLIITGGPGTGKTTVVFYLLRNLYVKNPNLLDSKLYLAAPSGKASDRMRESIQKASNGICDEAEKNANANIYKKIREAKTFTLHRLLNYNGQTNQFRYNAKNPFEENSIFVIDESSMVDITLFAKFLEALPDSSRIFLLGDKDQLPSVEAGAVLGDLLSKVKCSVNALTKSRRFSGDSKIGKLAKEVMGESEDSPLTFEEFSKDFAPVFENEVVGVELKKKKTVSDLRKLRDEFLKAWCEKYYADYLKTVQKILPTNNLSKAELDQQKEIRANAWRFTEVAKILSAERAGVFGVEELNIAMEFILRGLSEKEWIEDRNFFGRMIIFTKNQSALSLYNGDSGILVKHSNGSMQIMLPDKNTGEFVFYPTSLFSSDAYESAFAITVHKSQGSEYDNIAMFLPTQKGVPLLNRQILYTGITRAKKRVAIISNAELFQCGKDTVIKRDTGIAFD; this is translated from the coding sequence ATGAAATACGAAGAATTTTTGAAAACATTAAAATGGCTGAAATTTGTCGGCGCCATGCAAGAAGAATTGATTCGCGTCCTTTCTGCTTTGCAGACGAATTTGAGCGACGACGTTAAAGAATTTTTGCTGCTTTTGCTTTCGTGTCAGAGCGAAGGACATACGCGTATTCCGTTGGATGCAAAAAAAGTCGAAGCGATTTTTGAAAAAAAATGGGCAGCGATGAATTCTTTAAAACAAGCGGAATTTCCAGATTTCGAAAAAATGAAATTGCCGGAAACGTCTTTTATTCCGAATGCTATCGAAGAAATCGGCGATAATCGCTACGAAAAAATGATTCAGCAGTGGAATGAAAACGATGCGATTCAAAAGCCGCTGATTGCATTTGACGGTTATCTCTATCCAGAAAAATATTTCAGCGCAAAATTGAAAATCGAAGAAAAAATTCTAAAGCTTTTTATGGACAAAACGCATGCCGAAGTCAGCGCCGAAAGTCTGAAAACGGTGATGGAAAAAGTCGCAGAAATTACACGGAATCCAGAAACAAAAAAATGCTTGACTTTAGAAGAAGAACAAGCGAAGGCAATCGTTCGCGGGGAATCGGAAAATTTGATTATCACCGGCGGACCAGGAACTGGAAAGACGACGGTCGTCTTTTACTTGCTGCGGAATTTGTATGTAAAAAATCCGAACTTGCTAGATTCGAAATTGTATTTGGCAGCGCCGAGTGGAAAGGCCTCTGACCGAATGCGCGAAAGTATTCAGAAAGCGTCTAACGGCATTTGCGATGAAGCGGAAAAGAATGCAAATGCAAACATTTATAAAAAAATTCGTGAAGCCAAAACGTTTACACTGCATCGTTTGCTGAATTATAACGGACAAACGAATCAGTTCCGGTATAATGCGAAAAATCCGTTTGAAGAAAATTCGATTTTCGTGATTGACGAATCGAGTATGGTTGACATTACTTTGTTCGCAAAATTTTTGGAAGCGTTGCCCGATTCTTCGCGCATCTTTTTGCTCGGCGATAAAGATCAGTTGCCGTCGGTAGAAGCGGGCGCTGTTCTCGGCGATTTGCTTTCGAAGGTAAAGTGCTCGGTAAATGCGTTGACCAAATCGAGACGCTTTTCTGGCGATTCGAAAATCGGAAAATTGGCGAAAGAAGTGATGGGCGAATCCGAAGATTCTCCTTTGACTTTCGAAGAATTTTCCAAAGATTTTGCTCCGGTTTTTGAAAATGAAGTCGTCGGCGTCGAATTGAAAAAGAAAAAAACGGTAAGCGATTTAAGAAAACTTCGCGATGAATTTTTGAAAGCTTGGTGTGAAAAGTATTATGCGGATTATTTGAAAACGGTGCAGAAAATTTTGCCGACGAATAATCTTTCGAAAGCGGAACTCGATCAACAGAAAGAAATTCGTGCGAACGCTTGGCGTTTTACAGAAGTCGCAAAAATTTTGTCTGCAGAACGCGCGGGAGTTTTTGGCGTTGAAGAATTGAATATTGCAATGGAATTTATTTTGCGCGGACTCTCTGAAAAAGAATGGATTGAAGACCGCAATTTCTTTGGGCGGATGATTATTTTTACCAAAAATCAATCGGCGCTTTCTTTGTATAATGGCGATTCCGGCATTCTCGTTAAGCATTCTAATGGCTCGATGCAGATTATGCTTCCCGATAAGAACACGGGCGAATTTGTTTTCTATCCGACTTCTCTCTTTTCGAGCGATGCTTACGAAAGCGCTTTTGCGATTACGGTGCACAAGTCGCAGGGCTCGGAATACGATAACATTGCGATGTTCTTGCCGACGCAGAAAGGCGTCCCTCTTCTCAATCGCCAGATTCTTTATACCGGAATTACGCGGGCGAAGAAACGGGTTGCCATCATTTCGAATGCAGAACTTTTCCAATGCGGAAAAGACACGGTAATCAAACGCGATACGGGAATTGCATTTGACTAA
- a CDS encoding aminoglycoside phosphotransferase family protein has protein sequence MTNIPVSSQILRVIESRGFSSSSTWTLAGSAGSGRKYYRVSDGEKTAILQTNASANEDFEHFVSFGKSFSAFSLPTPEIYAVDEESAQILMQDMGEQTLLSQVVKDGAPISGSARVLYPVVIDALIRWQVSSPKFFLSRPDIAARRFDYAALKWETDYFKTNYLQKKKGIAEIPQVVENFFATLACMVDTHPKVLMHRDFQSQNVMVRSSSEVGFVDFQGARRGSLFYDIASLLWDPYVSLPEEMVVDFFDEWFRDYPLVSESFSREEAWTLFLQAALQRLMQAMGAFCFLLTEKKIESFEQYIEPGKKRLLRVLELYEPLSPSRHEAITFLKNALA, from the coding sequence ATGACAAATATTCCGGTTTCTTCTCAAATTCTCCGCGTGATTGAATCGCGGGGATTTTCTTCCTCTTCGACATGGACTCTCGCAGGCTCGGCGGGTTCGGGGCGCAAATATTACCGCGTTTCGGACGGCGAAAAAACGGCGATTCTGCAAACGAATGCATCGGCGAACGAAGACTTTGAACATTTCGTTTCTTTTGGAAAATCTTTCAGCGCATTCTCGCTTCCGACTCCCGAAATTTATGCGGTCGATGAAGAGTCTGCGCAAATTTTAATGCAGGATATGGGTGAGCAAACTTTGCTTTCGCAAGTGGTAAAAGACGGTGCACCCATTTCGGGAAGTGCCCGCGTTTTGTATCCGGTCGTCATCGACGCGCTGATTCGTTGGCAGGTTTCGAGTCCGAAATTTTTCCTTTCTCGGCCCGATATTGCGGCGCGGCGTTTTGATTATGCAGCTCTTAAATGGGAAACGGATTATTTCAAAACGAATTATCTGCAAAAGAAAAAAGGCATCGCCGAAATTCCGCAAGTCGTCGAAAATTTCTTTGCGACTCTCGCTTGCATGGTCGATACTCATCCGAAGGTTTTAATGCACCGTGATTTTCAATCGCAAAATGTGATGGTGCGCAGTTCTTCGGAAGTGGGCTTTGTCGATTTTCAGGGCGCTCGCCGCGGATCGCTTTTCTATGATATCGCATCGCTTCTTTGGGATCCATACGTTTCACTTCCCGAAGAAATGGTCGTCGATTTCTTTGATGAATGGTTCCGCGATTATCCGCTCGTTTCCGAATCGTTTAGCCGCGAAGAAGCGTGGACGCTCTTCTTGCAAGCAGCGTTACAGCGTTTAATGCAAGCGATGGGCGCGTTCTGCTTCCTTTTGACAGAAAAGAAAATCGAAAGCTTTGAGCAATATATTGAACCCGGCAAAAAAAGACTTCTCCGCGTTTTGGAATTATACGAACCGTTAAGTCCATCGCGACACGAAGCGATTACATTCTTAAAAAATGCGCTCGCATAA
- a CDS encoding anthranilate synthase component I family protein translates to MTKRTDSVYLTLQGERYTPFSLAKKLGAKAILESASFSQGANRYSILMLEEAFHVIEDDQGVALLIGGERKPYAAKDILDALQEIASENEKPAKIPLPASGIGFLSYEFCARCDTIHLAKQRDDLNIPESEFVVGHVYIVFDHFTDTLHVFGLNYNEHEIDLQKAIAKIQKKLSNLDFSYLEAPEDDYPHKIITDLKKSHDEYVHYVEELKKHIIAGDIIQAVPSRRLQIESEMPALDVYRRLRTLNPSPYLLYLDFGAYQLVGSSPESLVRSRGGKSSIRPIAGTCRRGKNDAEDEYLKEKLSKDPKERAEHLMLVDLARNDLGRVCEPGTVHLTRNMECELFSHVIHIVSEVEGNTRSDMKPIQVLRSAFPAGTVSGAPKISAIEIVSSLESHKRNFYAGAVGYLDADGDLDFCIAIRCALKQGNIFTLQAGSGIVYASDPEREWEETNEKLGAMVQVLETK, encoded by the coding sequence ATGACCAAAAGAACCGACAGCGTTTACCTGACCCTCCAAGGGGAACGTTACACTCCGTTTTCACTCGCGAAGAAACTCGGTGCCAAAGCGATTCTCGAGTCGGCTTCGTTTTCGCAGGGCGCAAACCGCTATTCCATTTTGATGCTCGAAGAAGCGTTCCACGTAATTGAAGATGATCAAGGCGTCGCCCTTCTCATCGGGGGAGAACGCAAACCGTATGCAGCGAAAGATATTTTGGATGCGCTGCAAGAAATTGCATCGGAAAATGAAAAGCCGGCGAAAATTCCTCTGCCTGCTTCGGGCATTGGATTTCTTTCTTATGAATTCTGCGCCCGCTGCGATACGATTCACTTGGCAAAGCAACGCGATGATTTGAATATTCCAGAATCCGAATTTGTCGTCGGGCACGTTTACATTGTCTTTGACCATTTTACGGATACACTTCATGTCTTCGGTTTGAATTATAACGAACACGAAATTGATTTGCAAAAAGCGATTGCAAAAATTCAAAAGAAACTTTCCAATTTGGATTTCTCGTATTTGGAAGCTCCCGAAGACGATTATCCGCATAAGATTATCACCGATTTGAAAAAGAGCCACGATGAATATGTGCATTATGTGGAAGAATTGAAAAAGCACATTATCGCGGGCGATATTATTCAAGCGGTGCCGTCTCGCCGTTTGCAAATTGAATCCGAAATGCCTGCGCTCGATGTTTATCGTCGTCTTCGCACTTTGAATCCGTCGCCGTATCTCCTTTATCTCGACTTCGGCGCTTATCAGTTGGTCGGTTCTTCGCCCGAAAGCTTAGTGCGTTCGCGCGGAGGAAAGTCTTCGATTCGTCCGATTGCGGGCACTTGCCGCCGAGGTAAAAATGATGCGGAAGATGAATATTTAAAGGAAAAACTTTCGAAAGATCCAAAGGAACGCGCAGAACATTTGATGCTCGTCGATTTGGCGCGCAACGATTTGGGTCGCGTTTGCGAACCGGGCACAGTGCATTTGACGCGGAATATGGAATGTGAATTATTCAGCCATGTGATTCACATCGTTTCGGAAGTCGAAGGCAACACGCGGAGCGATATGAAGCCGATTCAAGTTTTGCGTTCGGCATTCCCCGCGGGAACTGTCAGCGGTGCGCCGAAAATCAGCGCAATTGAAATCGTTTCGTCTCTCGAAAGTCATAAGCGGAATTTTTATGCGGGCGCAGTCGGTTACTTAGACGCCGATGGCGATTTGGATTTCTGCATTGCGATTCGTTGCGCATTAAAGCAAGGAAATATTTTCACATTGCAAGCGGGCTCGGGCATTGTTTACGCTTCGGATCCGGAACGCGAATGGGAAGAAACCAACGAAAAGTTGGGCGCAATGGTTCAAGTTTTGGAAACCAAGTAA